Proteins encoded together in one Verrucomicrobiia bacterium window:
- a CDS encoding bifunctional oligoribonuclease/PAP phosphatase NrnA, with protein sequence MQELITALRSAKRIAIVAHIRPDGDAAGSVISLAHVLKQLGAETAAVLKDGVPSAFLFLEGSGDVVRELPSDYDLCVVVDAPDTARTGFPQEIKAYAAAGKLALIDHHIKGDLIKRTDKVLYDENASSTAELITLLIQELNLKLTPAVSTALLTGMYTDTGGFQYGNTTNQTLEFASELMRRGGRLDRIVHQMSRQRSVAGLKLLGIALSRLTLTPDKLGAVTLISLEDLRSSNATAEDATGLVNSLNVLPEVSYCLLLSELEPGVVRGTLRTAEGRTYDVARLAALCGGGGHPRAAGFAISGRLVASESGWRIEPALVS encoded by the coding sequence ATGCAAGAACTTATTACCGCACTGCGCTCGGCAAAGCGCATAGCCATCGTTGCGCACATCCGCCCAGATGGGGATGCTGCGGGGTCGGTAATCAGCCTTGCACATGTGCTTAAGCAATTAGGAGCCGAGACTGCCGCTGTTCTTAAAGACGGCGTGCCCTCGGCTTTTCTATTTCTCGAAGGGTCAGGTGATGTTGTCCGTGAACTACCCTCAGATTACGACCTCTGCGTAGTCGTTGATGCGCCCGACACCGCCCGGACCGGCTTTCCGCAGGAGATTAAGGCCTATGCAGCTGCCGGCAAGCTGGCACTGATTGACCATCACATCAAGGGAGATCTCATTAAGCGGACTGACAAGGTTCTGTACGATGAGAACGCCTCCAGTACCGCAGAACTCATCACGCTGCTTATCCAAGAGCTAAACCTAAAGCTTACACCCGCCGTAAGCACGGCCCTCCTGACCGGAATGTATACGGATACAGGTGGCTTCCAGTACGGCAACACTACCAACCAAACCTTGGAGTTTGCCTCGGAGTTAATGCGCAGAGGGGGACGCCTTGACCGGATTGTCCACCAAATGTCCCGCCAACGGTCTGTGGCTGGCCTAAAGCTGCTGGGAATTGCCCTTAGCCGCCTAACCCTAACCCCCGACAAACTGGGGGCTGTAACCTTAATCAGCCTGGAAGACCTGCGCAGTTCCAATGCCACTGCTGAGGATGCCACCGGCCTGGTGAATTCCCTGAACGTACTCCCCGAGGTGTCTTACTGCCTGCTCCTCAGCGAATTAGAGCCTGGGGTTGTCAGAGGCACCCTGCGCACTGCAGAAGGCCGTACGTACGACGTAGCGCGCCTTGCAGCCCTGTGTGGCGGTGGTGGTCACCCACGCGCTGCGGGCTTTGCCATTAGTGGGCGGCTCGTTGCATCTGAATCAGGTTGGCGTATTGAGCCTGCTCTGGTATCGTAA